The following proteins are co-located in the Brienomyrus brachyistius isolate T26 unplaced genomic scaffold, BBRACH_0.4 scaffold35, whole genome shotgun sequence genome:
- the zgc:56585 gene encoding 15-hydroxyprostaglandin dehydrogenase [NAD(+)] isoform X1 produces MCSFPVQFAKSSLNLRVMSLHGKAALVTGAAQGLGESFAEILLKNGAKVALLDVNEAVGKVLKSTFDKEYGPDRTMFLKCDVKSDDQFKDAFEEAIKKFQKIDIVCNNAGLVDEKDWERALATNLGGVIRGTNLALSYMKKQNGGHGGVIINVSSMAGLFPLLTAPIYTATKYGVLGFSRAIADMSKVCNFGVRINTLCPSFTETAILSSLYTADTVKESPGLQELNQKIIDTTGILDVSVVGEAFLQLATDESKNGSVLMVTKKHTGDVSFPKVSEDLTNLVSVLPV; encoded by the exons ATGTGTAGTTTCCCTGTTCAGTTTGCGAAGTCGTCTTTAAACTTGAG AGTTATGTCGTTACACGGAAAAGCAGCTCTTGTTACCGGCGCAGCGCAGGGCTTGGGGGAGAGCTTTGCGGAGATCCTTTTAAAAAATGGTGCAAAG GTGGCTCTGCTGGACGTAAATGAAGCGGTGGGGAAGGTTCTGAAGTCTACTTTCGATAAGGAGTATGGCCCCGACCGCACTATGTTCTTAAAATGCGACGTGAAGTCCGACGATCAGTTTAAGG ACGCATTCGAGGAGGCCATCAAGAAGTTCCAGAAGATCGACATCGTGTGCAACAATGCTGGCTTGGTCGATGAGAAGGACTGGGAAAGGGCACTGGCCACGAACCTG GGTGGTGTTATAAGGGGCACCAACCTGGCCCTTTCGTACATGAAGAAACAAAATGGTGGTCATGGAGGGGTCATCATCAACGTGTCGTCGATGGCGG GATTGTTTCCCCTGTTGACCGCTCCGATCTACACGGCCACCAAATATGGAGTGCTGGGCTTCAGCCGCGCTATCGCT GATATGTCCAAGGTTTGCAACTTTGGCGTGAGAATCAACACTCTATGTCCGTCTTTCACCGAAACGGCCATCCTCTCGTCCCTGTATACTGCGGACACCGTCAAAGAGAGCCCCGGCCTCCAGGAGTTGAACCAGAAGATAATAGATACCACGGGGATTCTGGA tgtTTCCGTGGTTGGCGAAGCATTTCTGCAACTGGCGACGGATGAGAGTAAGAACGGGTCGGTGCTGATGGTGACCAAGAAACATACTGGGGACGTGTCGTTCCCCAAGGTCTCCGAGGATCTTACCAATCTGGTATCCGTGCTTCCGGTTTGA
- the zgc:56585 gene encoding 15-hydroxyprostaglandin dehydrogenase [NAD(+)] isoform X2 yields MSLHGKAALVTGAAQGLGESFAEILLKNGAKVALLDVNEAVGKVLKSTFDKEYGPDRTMFLKCDVKSDDQFKDAFEEAIKKFQKIDIVCNNAGLVDEKDWERALATNLGGVIRGTNLALSYMKKQNGGHGGVIINVSSMAGLFPLLTAPIYTATKYGVLGFSRAIADMSKVCNFGVRINTLCPSFTETAILSSLYTADTVKESPGLQELNQKIIDTTGILDVSVVGEAFLQLATDESKNGSVLMVTKKHTGDVSFPKVSEDLTNLVSVLPV; encoded by the exons ATGTCGTTACACGGAAAAGCAGCTCTTGTTACCGGCGCAGCGCAGGGCTTGGGGGAGAGCTTTGCGGAGATCCTTTTAAAAAATGGTGCAAAG GTGGCTCTGCTGGACGTAAATGAAGCGGTGGGGAAGGTTCTGAAGTCTACTTTCGATAAGGAGTATGGCCCCGACCGCACTATGTTCTTAAAATGCGACGTGAAGTCCGACGATCAGTTTAAGG ACGCATTCGAGGAGGCCATCAAGAAGTTCCAGAAGATCGACATCGTGTGCAACAATGCTGGCTTGGTCGATGAGAAGGACTGGGAAAGGGCACTGGCCACGAACCTG GGTGGTGTTATAAGGGGCACCAACCTGGCCCTTTCGTACATGAAGAAACAAAATGGTGGTCATGGAGGGGTCATCATCAACGTGTCGTCGATGGCGG GATTGTTTCCCCTGTTGACCGCTCCGATCTACACGGCCACCAAATATGGAGTGCTGGGCTTCAGCCGCGCTATCGCT GATATGTCCAAGGTTTGCAACTTTGGCGTGAGAATCAACACTCTATGTCCGTCTTTCACCGAAACGGCCATCCTCTCGTCCCTGTATACTGCGGACACCGTCAAAGAGAGCCCCGGCCTCCAGGAGTTGAACCAGAAGATAATAGATACCACGGGGATTCTGGA tgtTTCCGTGGTTGGCGAAGCATTTCTGCAACTGGCGACGGATGAGAGTAAGAACGGGTCGGTGCTGATGGTGACCAAGAAACATACTGGGGACGTGTCGTTCCCCAAGGTCTCCGAGGATCTTACCAATCTGGTATCCGTGCTTCCGGTTTGA
- the LOC125721691 gene encoding heart- and neural crest derivatives-expressed protein 1-like has product MNLIGSYQHHHLMHETFPFVQRCHQDNPYFQSWVVNHAEVQPDFQIQTSYTSEFMASGPAHDTQLDSLAGRMGKRRSSGPKKERRRTESINTAFAELRECIPNVPADTKLSKIKTLRLATSYIAYLMDVLAKDAGETEGFKAEIKKFDNRDLKRKREMSDDQQESLGNEKKFKGRTGWPQQVWALELSQ; this is encoded by the exons ATGAATCTCATTGGGAGCTACCAGCATCACCATCTGATGCACGAGACGTTTCCCTTCGTGCAAAGGTGTCATCAAGATAACCCTTACTTCCAGAGCTGGGTGGTAAACCACGCAGAGGTACAGCCAGATTTCCAGATCCAGACCTCCTACACTTCAGAGTTCATGGCGTCGGGGCCTGCACATGACACCCAGCTGGATTCACTGGCCGGGCGGATGGGGAAGAGACGATCATCCGGACCGAAGAAGGAGAGACGCAGGACGGAGAGCATCAACACGGCCTTCGCCGAGCTGCGGGAATGCATCCCGAACGTGCCCGCGGACACAAAACTATCGAAAATAAAAACGTTAAGACTGGCAACGAGTTACATCGCTTATTTAATGGACGTGCTGGCTAAAGATGCAGGTGAGACGGAAGGATTCAAGGCTGAAATCAAGAAATTTGACAATAGAGATTTGAAGAGGAAACGAGAAATG AGTGACGATCAGCAAGAATCACTAGGAAACGAGAAAAAATTTAAAGGACGGACAGGGTGGCCCCAGCAGGTTTGGGCCCTGGAACTGAGCCAGTGA